In Numidum massiliense, a single genomic region encodes these proteins:
- a CDS encoding APC family permease — protein sequence MKNDASNNQLKRTLTLIPLVLIGLAYMDPLVVLDTYGVVAQVTKGHVATAYVAILVALLFTAYSYGKMVKAYPSAGSIFTYTQKSIHPTVGFLVGWAVLLDYLFLPMVDLAIGGVFLSAAFPSIPITVWVPILAVIITTINIFGIQLTAAITSLFVTFQTLVLFVFVGFVIHGINEGMGMATLLSADPFYTAQMELSPVLAGASILCISFLGFDAVTTLSEETINPTKTLPRAIFLIALLGGVMFIGTSYVLQLVHPDFTSFKNTDAAALEIAVFVGGSFLKAFFLSGTIVAIFSASLSAHASASRLLYAMGREGALPKPFAYIHPKYKTPVFNIVFIGAISLTAVLGELEIIYSFISFGALLGFLFVNLSVIAHYFIRGKKRARGDVIRYLIAPSIGALLILWLFSSLHTTAMLLGGGWLVIGILYTVFVLKGKVDYSLTLDR from the coding sequence GTGAAAAACGATGCTTCGAACAATCAATTAAAACGGACGTTGACGCTGATCCCGCTCGTCCTCATCGGGCTTGCTTATATGGATCCGCTCGTCGTGTTAGATACGTACGGCGTCGTCGCCCAAGTGACGAAAGGCCACGTCGCCACTGCGTACGTCGCCATCTTAGTCGCGCTCCTTTTTACCGCGTACAGTTATGGAAAGATGGTAAAAGCTTATCCCTCGGCCGGCTCGATCTTTACATACACGCAAAAAAGCATTCACCCGACGGTCGGTTTTCTCGTCGGCTGGGCCGTCCTGCTCGACTATTTGTTTTTGCCGATGGTCGATTTGGCGATTGGCGGTGTTTTCCTTTCCGCTGCCTTTCCAAGCATCCCGATCACCGTGTGGGTCCCGATCTTGGCTGTCATTATTACGACGATCAATATATTTGGCATTCAATTAACGGCTGCGATCACGAGTTTGTTCGTCACTTTTCAAACGCTCGTCCTGTTCGTATTTGTCGGCTTTGTCATTCACGGAATAAACGAAGGGATGGGAATGGCGACCCTGCTCTCTGCCGATCCCTTTTATACGGCGCAAATGGAACTGTCTCCTGTTTTGGCCGGCGCTTCGATCTTGTGTATTTCCTTTTTAGGATTTGACGCAGTTACGACGTTGTCCGAAGAGACGATCAACCCGACCAAAACGTTGCCGCGTGCCATTTTTCTCATCGCTCTGTTAGGCGGGGTCATGTTTATCGGCACCTCGTACGTGTTGCAACTCGTCCACCCGGACTTCACGAGCTTTAAAAATACGGATGCGGCAGCCCTAGAAATTGCTGTGTTCGTCGGCGGTTCGTTTTTAAAGGCGTTCTTCCTCTCCGGAACGATCGTCGCCATCTTTTCAGCGTCGCTCTCGGCGCACGCCAGTGCCTCGCGCTTACTTTACGCTATGGGCCGCGAAGGGGCTTTGCCCAAGCCGTTCGCCTACATCCACCCGAAGTACAAGACGCCTGTCTTCAACATCGTGTTCATCGGCGCTATATCGCTCACCGCTGTGCTCGGCGAATTGGAGATCATTTATTCGTTTATTAGCTTCGGGGCGTTACTCGGCTTTTTGTTCGTCAACTTGTCCGTGATCGCCCACTATTTTATCCGCGGCAAAAAAAGAGCACGCGGCGACGTCATCCGCTATTTAATCGCTCCAAGTATCGGTGCGTTGCTCATTTTGTGGCTGTTTTCTAGTTTGCACACGACGGCGATGTTACTCGGCGGCGGCTGGCTCGTCATCGGCATCCTCTACACCGTGTTCGTGCTCAAAGGAAAAGTCGACTACTCGCTCACGCTTGACCGGTAG